In Cyanobacteria bacterium GSL.Bin1, a single genomic region encodes these proteins:
- a CDS encoding response regulator yields the protein MEKILVVDDEAAVRRILQTRLSMVGYEVVIAADGEQALEVFASEQPDLVVLDVMMPNGDGYFTCKELRKESNVPIIMLTALGDVADRITGLQIGADDYLVKPFSPKELEARIHTVLRRLKKNTDAVIPASGVMQVGKLQIDTNKRRVYMGNELVRLTGREYNLLELLASHSGESISRTEILKKIWGYAPQRHGDLRVVDVHVSRLRGKIEADPKNPELIITERGTGYLFQRARVVNSAQAC from the coding sequence ATGGAAAAAATTCTTGTGGTCGATGATGAAGCAGCGGTCCGGAGAATTTTACAAACTCGCCTATCGATGGTGGGCTATGAAGTTGTGATTGCTGCTGATGGAGAACAGGCTTTAGAGGTATTTGCGTCAGAACAGCCTGATTTGGTGGTTTTAGATGTGATGATGCCCAATGGGGATGGGTATTTCACCTGTAAGGAGTTAAGAAAAGAGTCGAATGTTCCCATTATTATGCTGACTGCTTTAGGAGATGTAGCAGACCGCATTACCGGGTTACAAATTGGTGCCGATGATTATTTAGTCAAGCCGTTTTCGCCGAAAGAGTTAGAGGCAAGAATTCATACAGTATTACGACGCTTGAAGAAAAATACGGATGCAGTCATTCCTGCTTCGGGAGTGATGCAAGTGGGAAAATTGCAAATTGATACGAACAAGCGACGCGTTTATATGGGAAACGAGTTAGTTCGTTTAACGGGTCGCGAGTATAATTTGTTAGAGTTGCTAGCCAGTCATTCTGGGGAATCGATTTCCCGAACAGAAATCCTCAAAAAAATTTGGGGCTATGCCCCGCAGCGTCATGGCGATTTACGTGTGGTTGATGTTCATGTATCTCGATTACGAGGAAAAATTGAAGCGGATCCTAAAAATCCAGAACTCATTATCACTGAGCGAGGGACGGGTTATTTATTTCAACGGGCGCGAGTTGTAAATAGTGCTCAGGCATGTTGA